A genome region from Leishmania mexicana MHOM/GT/2001/U1103 complete genome, chromosome 28 includes the following:
- a CDS encoding eukaryotic translation initiation factor,putative has product MDMLTKLLPYMDKHLALGLLNHYAQKGEDVQEAMMQLIETTGLNADGSIKAETEEMMAKATAAAQPALKEFFVESEDDHSTYQFKLTETEIGERRTQGELSHEFLSEKKGITAAVMNALYKLAYLYYDTGAYGDASELLTLCQCVSGYDNIRSDTILWGKLMSDIGAVNWQSAMRIAEEIRRLHNASEEDLFGAPNTTTVRARVWLLHWVLFPFFKGGLQYSLQLLYFIFDHRHDQTYRRAVETVCPHYLRYICAAVLLHRTRYSNFVSAAELVESVYEYSDPLTQLVSLIQKASFEDAIALLPEVRRMIAEDYFLADYEDELIENAKRMIFSKYMSLHSVVSIPYVAEQLDMSKADAEVWLVNLISESVKHRAKIDSVNEQLNVEPQTRSLESLIYDKLDTVLR; this is encoded by the coding sequence ATGGACATGCTAACGAAGCTACTGCCCTACATGGACAAGCACTTAGCCCTGGGTCTGCTGAACCACTACGCGCAGAAGGGCGAGGATGTGCAGGAGGCCATGATGCAGCTGATCGAGACGACCGGGCTGAACGCCGATGGTAGTATCAAggcagagacggaggagaTGATGGCGAAAGCAACCGCGGCCGCCCAACCGGCGCTGAAGGAATTCTTCGTCGAGTCCGAGGACGACCATTCCACGTACCAGTTTAAGCTGACGGAGACCGAGATAGGGGAGCGACGTACGCAGGGGGAGCTGTCGCACGAGTTCCTTTCCGAGAAAAAGGGCATCACGGCAGCCGTCATGAATGCGTTGTACAAGCTTGCGTATCTCTACTACGATACCGGCGCCTACGGCGACGCCTCGGAGCTGCTGACGCTGTGCCAGTGCGTGAGTGGCTACGACAACATCCGCTCAGACACGATTCTGTGGGGTAAGCTGATGAGCGACATCGGCGCCGTCAACTGGCAGTCCGCCATGCGTATTGCCGAGGAGATTCGCCGCCTGCACAACGCCAGCGAGGAAGACCTCTTCGGTGCCCCGAACACCACcacggtgcgcgcgcgcgtgtggctgctgcactgGGTACTCTTCCCGTTCTTCAAGGGCGGTCTGCAGTAttcgctgcagctgctgtacTTCATCTTCGATCACCGCCACGATCAGACATACCGCAGGGCCGTTGAGACGGTGTGCCCGCACTACCTGCGGTACATCTGTGCGGCTGTCCTCTTGCACCGAACCCGTTACAGCAACTTTGTTagcgccgcggagctggtggagTCCGTCTACGAGTACTCGGACCCCCTCACGCAGCTGGTGAGTCTCATTCAGAAGGCGTCCTTCGAGGACGCCatagcgctgctgcctgaGGTGCGGCGTATGATCGCGGAGGACTACTTCCTGGCCGACTACGAGGACGAGCTCATCGAGAACGCCAAGCGTATGATCTTCAGCAAGTACATGTCTCTGCACTCCGTCGTCTCCATCCCGTATGTGGCGGAGCAGCTAGACATGTCCAAGGCCGATGCCGAGGTGTGGCTGGTCAACCTTATCAGCGAGTCCGTGAAGCATCGCGCGAAGATCGATTCCGTGAACGAGCAGCTGAACGTGGAGCCGCAGACGCGCTCGCTGGAGTCGCTCATCTACGACAAGCTAGACACCGTTCTGCGTTAA
- a CDS encoding serine hydroxymethyltransferase: MILRAAPASTHCHRSLSLPGNASLRDHDPEVHQLIHREMHRQIEGLEMIASENFTSRAVLDCLGSVLTNKYAEGLPGNRYYGGTEVVDEIENLCMRRALAAFCLDASLWGVSVQPYSGSPANLAVYTALLRPHDRMMGLALQAGGHLTHGFYTATKRLSASSIFFESLPYSITPEGLIDYDQLAYLANIYQPRLIIAGGSAYPRDWDYKRYRQICDSVGAYFMVDMSHFSGLVAAREHNDPFEYADVVTTTTHKTLRGPRSGMIFFKKSIKQGKESVSMEESINNAVFPALQGGPHLHQIAGIATQLKEVASPEWRTYIKQVKANAKALAATLTEGGETLVSGGTDNHLLLWNLRPHGITGSKLEKLLGMVNITANKNTIFGDRSAQAPYGIRLGTPALTTRGLREEDFRRVGQLLIRSVQLSKEVQKSAGSTKLVDFVKAAETSKALQEMAEEVKAYARQFPYPGLESAYPIQ, encoded by the coding sequence ATGATTCTGCGGGCGGCCCCCGCCTCCACGCACTGTCACCGGagtctctctctgcctggCAACGCGTCTCTCAGAGACCATGACCCTGAGGTGCACCAGCTTATTCACAGAGAGATGCACCGGCAGATAGAAGGGCTAGAGATGATTGCGTCGGAGAACTTTACCTCCCGCGCGGTGCTTGACTGCCTCGGGTCCGTCCTCACGAACAAGTACGCAGAGGGTCTGCCTGGGAACCGCTACTACGGGGGCACGGAGGTCGTCGACGAGATCGAGAACCTGTGCATGCGGCGCGCGCTCGCAGCCTTCTGCTTGGATGCGTCCTTATGGGGTGTCAGCGTGCAGCCGTACAGCGGCTCACCTGCCAACCTGGCCGTCTACACCGCCCTGCTGCGCCCGCATGACCGCATGATGGGCCTCGCACTGCAGGCGGGCGGCCACCTCACACACGGCTTCTACACCGCAACGAAGCGCCTCTCGGCCTCCTCGATCTTCTTCGAGAGTCTCCCGTACTCCATCACGCCGGAGGGCCTCATCGACTACGATCAGCTAGCGTACCTGGCGAATATCTACCAGCCACGGCTCATCATTGCCGGCGGCTCCGCCTACCCGCGCGACTGGGACTACAAGCGCTACCGCCAAATCTGCGACAGCGTTGGTGCCTACTTCATGGTGGACATGTCCCACTTTTCTGGCCTGGTTGCCGCCCGGGAGCACAACGACCCGTTCGAGTATGCCGATGTGgtgaccaccaccacccacaaGACGCTGCGAGGGCCTCGGTCTGGCATGATCTTCTTCAAGAAGTCGATAAAGCAGGGCAAGGAGAGCGTGTCCATGGAGGAGTCCATCAACAACGCGGTCTTCCCCGCGCTGCAGGGCGGGCCACACCTCCACCAGATCGCCGGCATCGCCACacagctgaaggaggtggcgTCACCAGAGTGGCGCACCTACATAAAGCAGGTGAAGGCGAACGCTAAGGCCCTGGCCGCCACCCTCACGGAGGGTGGGGAGACActcgtcagcggcggcaccgacaACCACCTTCTTCTGTGGAACCTCCGCCCGCACGGGATCACAGGCTCCAAGTTGGAGAAGCTGCTCGGGATGGTCAACATCACGGCGAACAAGAACACCATCTTTGGCGACAGAAGCGCTCAGGCACCTTACGGCATACGTCTTGGCACGCCAGCCCTCACCACCCGCGGCCTCCGGGAGGAGGACTTCAGGCGGGTCGGCCAGCTCCTCATTCGCTCGGTACAGCTCTCCAAGGAGGTGCAGAAGTCCGCCGGCTCTACGAAGCTCGTCGACTTCGTGAAGGCCGCTGAGACCTCGAAGGCGTTGCAGGAGATGGCtgaggaggtgaaggcgtATGCGCGTCAGTTCCCGTACCCCGGCCTGGAGAGCGCCTATCCCATTCAGTAG
- a CDS encoding serine peptidase, clan SB, family S8-like protein: MRIFSSRQKVYTTDTAPVNTSEDVGVEGKRYPTHTLGRFIVQHPAPMLLTLVLPFVFVVIGCAKIQSGLSYSLDDYQIRSTIGVRRDALRVNGVLNDWAFSLSGAYWLSDSVDLSHPRTSVQDTVELRAVVNLQDLMEYAKKVGWSSETRDAHANLLNPDLFTIYRTVEEHITSLDGYEGVCFTNDLHNGQINGIYPTCTPVSSVTQYIYPSWNGLEWLMNGSGTVFQLDYMQRLFANPSHGWFFDNNFSTLNQRALQLRSQYTFASSWSESKASYRERMKRFLPRAMHFVNSGQAVSLPFVEFYLGGGSSQDILMEIAGEREGYKVGVAAVICFLLSWWHCRTFIVGVYTAAEAAFAYMAAVGLYALIYGTLPLTTYSAIIWVLTFCMHGTLSFYDMFVFSGIMATKGRQNNLSVVQRLCVTMRRISVGVWVADALAILIFAINTTSLFSSVEQFSVFMIIALLWNMYCIALPTPALIVVHHLYFSNKRRNLQKQSDVLNDALLGCRRSGHLVRVLEVVQGNIADGERAYRMEEDLIHKRIGEGFGINKKRYGGPLDFVRQQVREGRDKVRAARRDIVGALHKAQKAKDSVLKGTDMRDGMGLPSFSLQDFLQVGNTNPFAEETGVGPDRLPLYYNPRMVLPSDLVHIPAVYVERSEDCWSGMCDALGLQARTNHGEVIPPRTYSLKNQGTSSAEASAFADRWREFGTRIGVEAASNSRSAELVPLAVRNAVRAQDPTKVVGPCARASRGTKKDGAASAAAAGGGASPRATGGPSGMGLGKLRYRLAHRADLPRVECCGLFGRVAGETAEQRMRRLMARKVKRDGYSLFELFVLRYYLPVIYSVRYALLALLLVLFTVMCMLGGRITVAGLPNTLLVDRTSIADTFAAMDDTFGQRGSCTFCGPYYRSLQDHRQATITDIAACSAEYGVQMNLYADSCGVCNGTDACVDCAGTAHGAAALDDCGGCAVAGSSSAAAPCTCPLTRDCQYCEWALGKGNAGGGSCSVACDASTCGSNGECDQYTGACVCDAGFTGAACDECEAWLLPAASNPGCTLECNAAMNSAACDCDESSGRCRSCPAGTRGYDCSQPLVDCSSHGTFNPATATCTCSSGWTGAYCNVSSVCNGRGVLLSAADSPTGSEMCGCLGHWRGGTCQLCDCTNGGMCNAVTGRCECVGAFTGPRCETCAANCTLRGACPDVSTPDYALWSVRTCIPNACSEADVQSETMCPACSPTQVAPVGECKAASKESCMSMPDCWWYTNDNVVPYCGMARQASDFTVLSCTCRYPKVWSGPTCGSCPAPAGATCLDDGTVLGCNGLAYTSPSSVVSIDSCGVCGGDGLCRGCDGVPGSGATYDACGVCGGNNACSSATAAMPMYVEYLFDLTQVPQILNNAAWCKVVASIAANIRRSDSTGSQMRTVVEDYLADDASYELTSLQDFYNYVKASGRLREAVFMLNYNGEPLMLRQLLYRVESTLATSQSSPLRVVAAYYWIYRDIITPFRPLAQASGITVYYTSTLFQPAVARVGALQSLWFAVGIGLAVTFVLLFTYYVSLTTAVAATIVAAIVCFGSLTVCAVFDWEVDAVLQVCISCTVPISVEYVVHFCSGYFDYLQTTTSHLFARDVTRRTAVQGALLRSAPAVCTSAVCVIVVSVMFSVSSLMPLRRAGQVSITLHLLVLLAGVLFTGAVAALGPMNVYQHWTLSAAICIVCAALAALAVLIMYGVHGVPGPHGSMILTR, encoded by the coding sequence ATGCGCATCTTTTCATCGAGGCAGAAGGTCTACACGACCGACACGGCCCCAGTCAACACCTCGGAGGATGTCGGGGTGGAGGGAAAGCGGTATCCGACCCACACGCTGGGCCGCTTCATTGTTCAACACCCCGCCCCAATGCTGCTGACCCTCGTCCtgccttttgttttcgttgtGATTGGTTGTGCGAAAATTCAGTCGGGGCTCTCCTACTCGCTGGACGACTACCAGATCCGCTCCACCATCGGCGTGCGGCGGGACGCGTTGAGGGTGAACGGCGTGCTGAACGACTgggctttctctctctccggtGCATACTGGCTGTCGGACAGCGTCGACTTATCCCACCCGCGGACTTCTGTGCAGGACacggtggagctgcgcgccgttGTCAACCTCCAAGACCTCATGGAGTACGCGAAGAAGGTGGGCTGGTCCTCCGAAACGCGTGATGCACACGCCAATCTCCTGAACCCGGACCTCTTTACGATCTACCGCACAGTGGAGGAGCACATCACGTCGCTGGACGGCTACGAGGGCGTGTGCTTCACGAACGACCTGCACAATGGCCAAATCAACGGCATCTATCCCACGTGCACGCCTGTATCCAGTGTGACGCAGTATATCTATCCGTCCTGGAACGGGCTGGAGTGGCTCATGAACGGCAGCGGGACTGTGTTCCAACTAGACTACATGCAGCGCCTCTTTGCGAACCCGAGCCACGGGTGGTTCTTCGACAACAACTTCTCGACGCTGAATCAGagggcgctgcagctgcgctcgCAGTATACCTTTGCGTCGTCGTGGTCGGAGTCGAAGGCTTCGTACCGGGAACGTATGAAGAGGTTCCTGCCTCGCGCGATGCACTTCGTTAACAGCGGACAGGCTGTTTCGCTGCCGTTCGTGGAGTTCTACCTCGGCGGTGGGTCATCGCAGGACATCCTGATGGAGATTGCTGGGGAGCGGGAGGGATACAAGGTGGGCGTTGCTGCGGTGATCTGCTTCTTGCTGAGCTGGTGGCACTGCCGGACGTTCATTGTCGGAGTGTACACGGCTGCAGAGGCTGCATTTGCGTACATGGCTGCCGTCGGGCTATACGCGCTCATCTACGGGACACTGCCGCTGACGACGTACTCCGCGATCATCTGGGTGCTGACATTCTGCATGCACGGGACACTGAGCTTCTACGACATGTTTGTGTTCAGCGGGATTATGGCGACGAAGGGACGACAGAACAACCTAagcgtggtgcagcggctgtgcgtCACGATGCGGCGCATCTCTGTTGGCGTGTGGGTTGCAGACGCGCTGGCGATACTCATCTTCGCGATCAACACGACGTCGCTGTTCAGCTCTGTGGAGCAGTTTAGCGTGTTCATGATAATCGCGCTGCTGTGGAACATGTACTGCATCGCGCTGCCCACCCCTGCGCTGATTGTGGTGCACCACTTGTACTTCTCGAACAAGCGGCGCAACCTGCAGAAACAGAGCGACGTGCTGAACGATGCGCTGCTCGGGTGCCGGCGGTCTGGAcaccttgtgcgtgtgctggagGTTGTGCAGGGCAACATAGCCGACGGCGAGCGTGCGTACCGGATGGAGGAGGACCTGATCCACAAGCGCATCGGCGAGGGCTTCGGGATCAACAAGAAGAGATACGGTGGTCCGCTGGACTTCGTGCGGCAACAGGTGCGTGAGGGGCGCGACAAGGttcgcgcagcgcggcgcgacATCGTTGGGGCTCTACACAAGGCACAGAAGGCGAAGGACAGCGTTCTGAAGGGCACCGACATGCGCGACGGCATGGGGTTACCTTCCTTCTCGTTGCAGGATTTCCTGCAGGTCGGCAACACGAACCCGTTTGCCGAGGAGACTGGTGTGGGCCCCGACAGACTGCCGCTGTACTACAACCCGCGCATGGTGCTTCCATCGGACCTGGTCCACATCCCTGCGGTGTACGTGGAGCGCAGCGAGGACTGCTGGAGTGGCATGTGTGATGCCCTGGGACTACAGGCACGCACGAATCACGGAGAGGTTATCCCGCCGCGCACGTACAGCCTGAAGAATCAAGGCACCAGCTCTGCTGAGGCGAGCGCGTTTGCCGATCGGTGGCGCGAGTTTGGCACGCGGATTGGCGTGGAGGCGGCCTCGaacagccgcagcgctgaGCTAGTGCCGCTTGCGGTCCGAAACGCGGTGCGCGCACAGGACCCGACAAAGGTGGTGGGCCCGTGCGCGAGGGCCAGTCGTGGCACGAAGAaagacggcgctgcttctgctgctgctgctggtggtggagCTTCGCCGCGTGCGACTGGCGGGCCATCTGGGATGGGTCTTGGGAAGCTGCGCTACCGCTTGGCGCACCGCGCGGATTTGCCCCGGGTGGAGTGCTGCGGACTGTTTGGCCGCGTTGCGGGCGAGACGGCTGAGCAGCGGATGCGGAGACTCATGGCACGCAAAGTGAAGCGCGATGGCTACTCGTTGTTCGAGCTCTTCGTGCTGCGGTACTACCTGCCGGTGATCTACTCTGTGCGGTAcgcgctgctcgcgctgctgctggtgctaTTCACTGTAATGTGCATGCTGGGGGGTCGCATTACTGTGGCCGGGCTGCCCAACACGCTGTTGGTGGATCGAACCAGTATCGCAGACACGTTTGCAGCGATGGACGACACCTTTGGCCAGCGTGGCAGCTGCACGTTCTGTGGCCCGTACTACCGATCTCTGCAGGACCACCGTCAGGCAACAATCACAGACATCGCGGCATGCTCGGCGGAGTATGGTGTGCAGATGAACCTGTACGCGGAtagctgcggcgtgtgcaaCGGAACGGACGCGTGTGTGGACTGCGCTGGCActgcgcacggcgcagcggcactaGATGActgcggcgggtgcgctgtTGCTGGATCAtcgtctgctgcggcgccgtgcacatGCCCTTTAACGCGCGACTGCCAGTATTGCGAGTGGGCTCTGGGCAAGGGCAACGCTGGTGGGGGGTCGTGCAGCGTGGCGTGTGATGCGAGCACGTGCGGGAGCAACGGCGAGTGCGACCAGTACAcaggcgcgtgtgtctgcgatGCAGGCTTCACGGGAGCCGCGTGCGACGAGTGCGaggcgtggctgctgcctGCTGCGTCGAACCCGGGGTGCACACTGGAGTGCAACGCGGCGATGAACTCTGCGGCGTGCGACTGCGACGAGAGCAGTGGGCGATGCCGGTCGTGCCCAGCGGGGACGCGCGGGTACGACTGCTCGCAGCCATTAGTGGATTGCAGTAGTCACGGAACGTTCAACCCTGCCACGGCGACGTGTACGTGCTCGAGCGGGTGGACGGGCGCGTACTGCAACGTGTCGAGCGTGTGCAACGGACGGGGTGTGCTGCTGTCTGCTGCGGACTCACCGACCGGGTCCGAAATGTGCGGCTGCTTGGGGCACTGGCGCGGCGGGACGTGCCAGCTGTGCGACTGCACCAACGGCGGAATGTGCAACGCCGTGACGGGGAGGTGTGAGTGCGTGGGTGCCTTTACGGGGCCGCGGTGCGAGACGTGCGCGGCGAACTGTACGttgcgcggcgcgtgcccTGACGTGTCAACGCCAGACTACGCGCTGTGGAGTGTTCGGACATGCATCCCCAATGCGTGCAGTGAGGCTGACGTACAGTCGGAGACGATGTGCCCCGCCTGCTCACCGACCCAGGTGGCACCCGTTGGCGAGTGCAAGGCGGCGTCTAAGGAGTCGTGCATGAGCATGCCGGATTGCTGGTGGTACACGAATGACAACGTTGTGCCGTATTGCGGCATGGCGCGGCAAGCGAGCGACTTTACGGTGCTCAGCTGCACTTGCCGGTACCCGAAGGTCTGGTCTGGCCCAACGTGCGGGTCTTGCCCTGCACCGGCTGGCGCGACATGCCTGGACGACGGAACAGTGTTGGGCTGCAACGGGTTGGCGTACACGTCGCCGAGTTCCGTCGTGAGCATCGAtagctgcggcgtgtgcggcggtgatggcttGTGCCGGGGCTGCGATGGCGTTcctggcagcggcgcgacaTACGACgcgtgcggcgtgtgcggcggcaaCAACGCATGCAGtagcgcgacggcggcgatgccgatgTACGTGGAGTATCTCTTTGACCTCACACAGGTGCCTCAGATCCTCAACAACGCGGCGTGGTGCAAGGTGGTGGCTTCCATTGCTGCCAACATTCGGCGGTCGGACAGCACTGGCTCGCAGATGCGGACGGTGGTGGAGGACTACCTCGCTGACGACGCGAGCTATGAGCTGACATCTCTCCAAGACTTCTACAACTACGTCAAGGCGAGCGGCCGGCTGAGGGAGGCGGTTTTCATGCTCAACTACAACGGTGAGCCACTGATGCTGCGGCAGCTACTCTACCGCGTAGAGAGCACACTCGCCACCAGCCAGAGTTCACCTttgcgggtggtggcggcgtaCTACTGGATATATCGGGACATCATCACCCCCTTCCGACCACTTGCTCAAGCAAGTGGTATCACCGTGTACTACACGTCGACCCTGTTCCAGCCGGCAGTGGCGAGGGttggcgcgctgcagagcCTGTGGTTCGCGGTCGGCATTGGCCTGGCGGTGACGTTCGTGCTCCTGTTCACGTACTACGTGAGCCtgacgacagcggtggcggcgacgataGTGGCTGCCATTGTGTGCTTCGGGTCGCTGACGGTGTGCGCAGTCTTCGACTGGGAGGTGGACGCTGTGCTTCAGGTGTGCATCAGCTGCACTGTACCGATAAGCGTGGAGTACGTGGTGCACTTCTGCAGCGGGTACTTTGACTACCtgcagacgacgacgtcgcacCTGTTTGCGCGCGACGTGACGCGGCGGACCGCGGTGCagggtgcgctgctgcgttcTGCGCCTGCTGTGTGTACGTCTGCCGTGTGCGTGATCGTTGTGTCCGTCATGTTCAGCGTGTCGAGCCTGATGCCATTACGGCGCGCGGGACAGGTGAGCATCACACTGCacctgctggtgctgcttgCCGGTGTGCTCTTCACTGGCGCTGTTGCCGCGCTGGGGCCGATGAACGTGTACCAGCACTGGACGCTCTCCGCCGCCATCTGCATTGTCTGTGCTGCGCTTGCTGCGCTTGCGGTGCTGATCATGTACGGCGTGCACGGCGTGCCCGGGCCGCACGGCAGCATGATCCTGACGCGCTGA
- a CDS encoding putative DNA replication licensing factor produces MNPPDIRDDPALPQPTAEVAPVLEVDADGVRVREAVHLFLSRLIDPLLRANPSLGAAGTSGGDDISGAHTFLEYVVAQMERISTSTSWSTCVVRWADFLRFDEDAAAVLESDFQRFSPFINEALHQVLLQYYGEEYANRGKCYPSLVFSNVPRCLTIRSLRASLVGQLCAIKGVVTRTSQVRPELLVGVFRCSDCGTESLPIEQQFHYTEPPTCRNTQCENKNKFQLIPNHPQTRFGDWQKLRMQEDANNIPAGCMPRTMEVIVRADAVEVAKPGDRILAIGCAIVVPEVAKLFNLANRREVQRQLTGGQRAQQDAQADMEGTTGLRALGVRDLNYRMCFLATTITDATGDDRKMTQAVKEATDGAAEREEVVLTPAERQRVQQMRRHDSLLKALTSCVAPNVFKHDVVKLGLLLQMVGGVSKTTIERITLRGDINVCIVGDPSTAKSQFLKWVSANMPRGVYTSGKASTASGLTATVTRDADTGERTIEAGALMLSDRGICCIDEFDKMEMKDQVAIHEAMEQQTISIAKAGIKATLNAKTSLLAALNPIGGKYDRRRPLQKNIAMTAPIMSRFDLMFVIVDDSGDDADFAIANQLLRLHRFGGAAVRPPFTTEDFQLYLRYARSLTPRLTREASQLIVAAYRDMRLQDSLSNRSKVYRVTTRLLESMIRLSEATAKIYMSDEVRPTHVEVALELMRQSLSTLDMTEVELVGGAADDTLHEEPDSVVKQEPEAARGSASVSSGVAGHGTDKGRAADDSAGGDGQASFADEPASASSAAAAAPRRKVSIKADHYFAIVNRLVAHLKSLGDDAAPTRQELVTWYLEQVKTLNRPLLEAELRYVNLVLSKLVREGKLLEVDVREGDPSRLYLDPNFNPDVTQ; encoded by the coding sequence ATGAATCCACCCGACATTCGCGACGACCCGGCTCTGCCTCAGCCGACGGCTGAGGTGGCTCCGGTGCTTGAGGTGGACGCTGACGGCGTTCGTGTTCGAGAAGCAGTGCACCTTTTTCTTAGCCGCCTCAtcgaccccctcctccgtgcAAATCCCAGCCTCGGTGCCGCAGGTACCTCTGGTGGCGATGACATCTCTGGTGCGCACACATTCCTCGAGTACGTAGTCGCGCAGATGGAGCGCATCAGCACGTCGACTAGCTGGTCGACGTGCGTGGTTCGATGGGCGGATTTCCTCCGCTtcgacgaggacgccgcggcggtgctggagtcGGATTTCCAGCGCTTCTCTCCGTTCATCAACGAGGCCCTTCATCAGGTCCTCCTGCAGTACTACGGCGAGGAGTACGCGAATCGCGGTAAGTGCTACCCCAGTCTCGTTTTTTCCAACGTGCCGCGGTGTCTGACGATTCGCTCGCTGCGGGCGTCGTTGGTGGGACAGCTGTGCGCTATCAAGGGCGTCGTGACGCGTACGTCGCAGGTGCGGCCGGAGCTGCTTGTTGGTGTGttccgctgcagcgactgcggcaCGGAAAGCTTGCCCATTGAGCAGCAGTTCCATTACACCGAGCCGCCCACCTGCCGAAACACCCAGTGCGAGAACAAGAACAAGTTCCAACTGATTCCGAATCACCCACAAACGCGCTTCGGCGATTGGCAGAAGCTGCGCATGCAGGAGGACGCGAACAACATCCCTGCTGGGTGCATGCCGCGCACGATGGAGGTGATCGtccgcgccgacgccgtggAGGTGGCGAAGCCCGGCGACCGAATTCTCGCCATTGGGTGCGCCATTGTCGTGCCGGAGGTGGCGAAGCTGTTCAACCTGGCGAACCGGCgtgaggtgcagcggcagctgacgGGTGGCCAACGGGCCCAGCAGGACGCGCAGGCGGATATGGAGGGTACCACCGGGTTGCGCGCGCTCGGCGTGCGAGACCTTAACTACCGCATGTGCTTTCTTGCCACTACCATCACGGACGCCACGGGCGACGACCGCAAGATGACGCAAGCGGTGAAGGAGGCGACGGATGGGGCGgcagagcgggaggaggtggtgctcaCGCCCGCAGAGCGTCAGCGGGTGCAGCAGATGCGTCGGCACGACAGCTTGCTGAAAGCGCTCACGTCCTGTGTCGCGCCGAACGTGTTCAAGCACGACGTTGTGAAGCTGGGACTGCTTCTTCAGATGGTCGGCGGGGTCTCGAAGACGACTATCGAGCGCATTACACTGCGGGGCGACATCAACGTCTGCATCGTCGGCGACCCGTCCACGGCCAAGTCGCAGTTTCTCAAGTGGGTCTCAGCGAACATGCCACGCGGTGTCTACACAAGCGGCAAGGCGTCCACAGCCAGCGGTCTGACCGCGACGGTGACGCGGGACGCCGACACGGGCGAGCGCACAATCGAGGCCGGCGCCCTCATGCTCAGTGACCGCGGCATCTGCTGCATCGACGAGTTTGACAAGATGGAGATGAAGGACCAGGTTGCGATTCACGAAGCTATGGAGCAGCAGACCATCTCCATCGCCAAGGCCGGCATCAAGGCGACGCTGAACGCCAAAACGTCGCTGCTAGCAGCGCTGAACCCGATCGGCGGCAAGTAcgaccgtcgccgccctctGCAGAAGAACATCGCCATGACGGCGCCCATAATGTCGCGCTTCGACCTCATGTTCGTCATCGTTGACGACtccggcgacgacgcggactTTGCCATTGCGAATCAACTGCTGCGGCTACACCGCTTTGGtggtgcggctgtgcggccGCCCTTCACTACGGAGGACTTCCAGCTGTACCTTCGCTACGCACGCTCGCTGACGCCGCGCCTCACGCGTGAGGCTTCGCAGCTCATTGTGGCCGCCTATCGCGACATGCGGCTACAAGACTCGCTTTCCAACCGCAGCAAGGTGTACCGCGTGACGACGCGTCTGCTGGAGAGCATGATCCGGCTGTCCGAGGCAACGGCAAAGATTTACATGAGCGACGAGGTGCGGCCTACCCAcgtggaggtggcgctggagctgaTGCGGCAGTCCCTGTCCACACTAGACATgacggaggtggagctggtcggcggcgccgccgacgacacTCTTCATGAGGAGCCGGACAGCGTCGTCAAGCAAGAgccagaggcggcgcgcggcagcgcgtccGTCTCGTCAGGGGTGGCAGGACATGGGACCGACAAGGGCCGTGCCGCCGATGATAGCGCTGGTGGAGACGGACAGGCAAGCTTTGCGGACGAACCGGCCTCAGcgtcttcggcggcggcggccgctcccCGGCGAAAGGTAAGCATCAAGGCAGATCACTACTTTGCCATTGTGAATCGGCTTGTCGCGCACCTGAAGTCCCTCGGGGACGACGCCGCCCCGACGCGACAGGAGTTGGTGACGTGGTACCTTGAGCAGGTCAAGACCCTGAATAGGCCgttgctggaggcggagctgcggtaCGTCAACCTAGTCCTCTCGAAACTGGTCCGGGAGGGaaagctgctggaggtggacGTGCGTGAGGGTGATCCGTCGCGCTTGTATTTGGACCCCAACTTCAACCCCGACGTGACACAGTGA